CGCAGTATTCACGAGCACAGCTCACGCTCAAAAATGCCATTTGTGGCAGTCAACTGTGGAGCGCTGCCGGAGAATCTGGTTGAGAGCGAATTGTTCGGCCACAAAAAGGGTGCATTCACGGGAGCGGACACTCCACGTAAAGGTTTGATTGAAGTCGCCAACGGAGGCACGTTGTTCCTCGACGAATTGGGCGAACTCGACAAAACGATGCAGGTCAAGCTTCTCCGATTTCTGGAGTCCGGTGAAGTTCGCCGTGTCGGAGAGAATGAACCATTCAATGTCGATGTGCGCGTCGTCTGTGCGACAAACCGCAACCTTGAAGACATGGTTCATGAAGGAACATTCCGAGAAGATCTCTTTTTCCGGGTGAACACGTTCGAAATTCGTCTGCCTGCTCTGCGTGAACGAAAAGACGATATTCCGGCACTGGCGAAGTTTTTGATCTCTCGCTGTCTGAAACGAGATTCAATTCCGGAAGATATTCTGGCTCCGAAAACGATTGAGCTGCTACGAGCTCACGATTGGTCCGGAAATGTTCGTGAACTCGCCAATGCGATTGAGCACGCGGTCATTCTCTCGAATGGCCAAACAATCGAACCGGGCGATTTGCCGGGAAGTGTGAGTCGCAAGTCGAGCAGTTCGAGTCGACCGTTCCACGTGACCAACTTTGTGCAACCGCTGACACTTCGAGAGATCGAAATGGAAGTGATTCTGCAAACGCTCGACAAGTACAACGGCGACAAGCCACAAACGGCCGAAGAACTTGGGATCGCGCTGAAGACGCTTTACAACAAACTCAATCAGTATCAGTCAAACGGTCAATCAGAAGCTGCTTAAGCCTCTCGTTTGCACTGTTTCCTCGATTGATTTTTGAAGTCGGGTTCCCTGATTGCTTTTCGTGAATCAGGGAACGGCATCTCGCCTGAGTCTGAGTTTGTCGTGAAACGGTGCGAAATCTGGATGATCTCAGGCTAAACACAAATTGCTGAGATTGCGATATTGCTACAGATGTTTCAGTCGGTTGCGATGATATTCCAACCGTTCTTCGCTGGTCATCTTCGAGAAGTCAATCTGTGCGGAGCTGTTCACCTTTGACTTCGGAGCAGGGGCTGCTGCGGAACTCGACTTGTTCTCTTCGATGTAACTCTGAGACCCGGTGGTAATTTGTTGGTCCTGCTCAAGTGGCCGCAGCGGGGCAATGTTGAGTTTCTTGAGAACTGAGTGGTAAGCGACGACCGCTTCCTCCGGGCTGATCACTCCATCCACGATGTGTCGCAGAAACTCGATGAACGCCATTTGATTCTCTGCATGGTTGATCTTTCGTCCATAGAGTGCGACTCGCGCCCCATGCTTTTGGGCATCGT
The sequence above is drawn from the Thalassoglobus sp. JC818 genome and encodes:
- a CDS encoding sigma-54 dependent transcriptional regulator; the encoded protein is MSSRNDDASAKGAQRLRLLFVDDEAPIRMVMGDELERIGHDVTVCEGGQEAIDVLSDNAFDVVITDLKMPQVDGWAVIDHINKSGVETDIIISTGHGDFDDAIRAIRAGAYDFLRKPYKIVEIANVLNRVAAKRSLENRAQALETELQSVRGKTKLIGETEGMLRVKRLVERIAPTDSSVLILGETGTGKEVVARSIHEHSSRSKMPFVAVNCGALPENLVESELFGHKKGAFTGADTPRKGLIEVANGGTLFLDELGELDKTMQVKLLRFLESGEVRRVGENEPFNVDVRVVCATNRNLEDMVHEGTFREDLFFRVNTFEIRLPALRERKDDIPALAKFLISRCLKRDSIPEDILAPKTIELLRAHDWSGNVRELANAIEHAVILSNGQTIEPGDLPGSVSRKSSSSSRPFHVTNFVQPLTLREIEMEVILQTLDKYNGDKPQTAEELGIALKTLYNKLNQYQSNGQSEAA